A single window of Anopheles moucheti chromosome 2, idAnoMoucSN_F20_07, whole genome shotgun sequence DNA harbors:
- the LOC128299190 gene encoding ADP-ribosylation factor 1, which produces MGNVFANLFKGLFGKKEMRILMVGLDAAGKTTILYKLKLGEIVTTIPTIGFNVETVEYKNISFTVWDVGGQDKIRPLWRHYFQNTQGLIFVVDSNDRERIGEAREELMRMLAEDELRDAVLLIFANKQDLPNAMNAAEITDKLGLHSLRNRNWYIQATCATSGDGLYEGLDWLSNQLKNANR; this is translated from the exons atggGGAACGTATTCGCTAATCTGTTCAAAGGATTGTTCGGCAAAAAGGAGATGAGAATTTTGATGGTCGGATTGGACGCTGCCGGTAAAACCACGATCCTGTATAAACTAAAATTAGGTGAAATTGTTACAACGATTCCTACAATTG GTTTCAACGTGGAGACTGTAGAGTATAAAAACATTAGTTTTACGGTTTGGGATGTCGGTGGCCAGGATAAGATTCGGCCCCTGTGGAGGCATTACTTCCAAAACACACAA GGACTTATCTTCGTGGTCGATAGCAACGACAGAGAGCGTATCGGCGAGGCCCGGGAAGAACTGATGCGAATGTTGGCCGAAGATGAGCTCAGAGATGCTGTTCTACTGatatttgcaaacaaacag GATCTACCAAACGCAATGAATGCCGCCGAAATCACCGACAAGCTAGGACTACACTCGCTACGAAACCGCAACTGGTACATTCAGGCCACCTGTGCAACTAGCGGCGATGGACTGTACGAGGGACTTGACTGGCTTTCCAACCAGCTGAAAAATGCAAACCGTTAA
- the LOC128309771 gene encoding serine-rich adhesin for platelets, whose translation MDPADIGKHPDLIKKAQAEISHSDVLVCGRCHSVFHLIELFREHKENEPDCKRGSTLHNCDEAQAKVWAFLLWKSAQRPATGEEKIAGGSNSWKLYQTWVKLEESVRDTWIVAGKTIQSFSKTGSGSLQEMPVKITKTILEPESQDKSNAPNRFTPTVRKVGDTKPNTPGNTVDTKNRIVVGAQMGTVKKADGTVVKTGTAATPVAARRSFATRTHPKTGACSEEEVEKILAKRFSPIIKMHEYLVKWSKWSNDQNTWEPLTHLHSCQSILEHFEVQLAKQKEQRAATAARVLQQQRQEKGVSGPATTTGTTSSGTTSTTTTTATGASSGTMSSAAAAANQLRPVRVSKASALDRVKQWTAGSRSPGDSPEDSTQTGKRKLDEGEDDGTGNDADAPDSVKKLRTESSSAVSDALTKVSQSGNVKIMSVSTASGASGISKTAVNGTVASTKDGSSAEVVIIKSPKDGIASGISKKSPGVVAGSSIATRLSPRSEAAKVKIVSKSEMGGGVHGIFKIKTDATASSPQSPSLTKVVTSSAGGSAPPSRPITIPNTSTTDSSGVTTRIIRRNIDGTEQLIKQTIRKTPKLVPFSPGSQQRPVGAVIGVTKPGAAGSSATPVPKITTSSAVGQQRTSSGPRIISTSQQKPTVSRVVTSVSGTPGTVMRTSTVTRTAVGPASSEQKINALRRQGVNVVKRVITTSTTPGGKKPVNEEEESEADGFSSNISLPAPPSPPRAMTLCPVTGKVLAQAEGEPTPVPSPEAEPEEKKSDGKQDGEQNSAEGEQMVVASGEQTDTQVQQLLTNEDGTAIIVAGEDGTLYQVAGKNAEGQTILITHNSDGEQSCVLVASQEGEEDASGSTGGVLTLDAAVSEAVAVPQEGQEMTEEQAAQYQQSVDTNQELTISTEDSQDTQITAEVVQADQPSPGGTRRVVLLLPDGSFMMTEVNDEQYQSLNLVN comes from the exons ATGGATCCGGCAGATATAGGGAAGCATCCGGACCTGATAAAAAAGGCCCAGGCCGAAATTTCGCACAGCGATGTGCTGGTGTGCGGCCGGTGCCATTCCGTGTTCCATCTGATCGAACTGTTCCGCGAGCACAAAGAGAATGAGCCTGACTGTAAGCGGGGGTCCACGCTGCACAACTGTGACGAAGCGCAGGCGAAGGTGTGGGCTTTCCTGCTGTGGAAGTCTGCCCAGCGTCCGGCGACCGGCGAAGAGAAGATCGCCGGTGGAAGTAACTCGTGGAAGCTCTACCAGACGTGGGTAAAGTTGGAAGAATCCGTCCGGGACACATGGATCGTTGCGGGCAAAACAATCCAATCGTTCTCGAAG ACCGGGTCCGGAAGCCTGCAGGAAATGCCAGTGAAAATTACCAAAACGATTCTTGAGCCCGAATCGCAGGACAAAT CAAATGCCCCGAACCGCTTTACGCCAACGGTGCGCAAGGTGGGAGACACTAAACCGAACACCCCCGGCAATACGGTGGATACGAAAAATCGTATCGTTGTCGGTGCACAAATGGGTACCGTGAAGAAAGCGGACGGCACGGTCGTAAAAACAGGCACCGCTGCTACGCCTGTCGCGGCAAGACGTTCTTTTGCAACGCGTACCCATCCCAAGACGGGAGCGTGTTCCGAGGAAGAGGTGGAAAAAATCCTAGCCAAACGTTTCAGCCCGATCATCAAGATGCACGAGTACCTGGTGAAATGGTCCAAGTGGTCGAACGATCAAAACACGTGGGAACCGCTGACTCATCTGCACTCCTGCCAGAGCATTCTGGAGCATTTCGAGGTGCAGCTTGCGAAACAGAAGGAGCAGCGCGCTGCAACGGCCGCGCGTGTGTTACAGCAGCAGCGCCAGGAAAAGGGAGTAAGCGGGCCGGCTACTACAACTGGTACCACAAGTTCCGGCACGAcgagcaccaccaccaccactgccaccgGGGCCTCCTCCGGTACCATGTcttcagcggcagccgcagcaAATCAGCTTCGTCCCGTACGCGTCTCCAAGGCAAGCGCTCTCGATCGTGTCAAGCAGTGGACAGCTGGCAGTCGTTCGCCGGGTGATTCGCCCGAAGATTCAACACAGACGGGAAAGCGTAAGCTGGATGAAGGTGAAGACGATGGCACGGGTAACGATGCCGATGCGCCGGACTCGGTTAAAAAGCTCCGCACCGAATCCAGCTCCGCCGTGAGCGATGCCCTGACGAAGGTATCGCAGAGCGGAAACGTAAAGATAATGTCCGTTTCGACCGCATCCGGAGCGTCGGGCATTAGCAAAACGGCAGTGAACGGAACAGTGGCATCGACCAAGGATGGCAGCTCGGCGGAGGTCGTAATCATAAAATCACCCAAAGACGGTATCGCGAGCGGTATTAGCAAAAAGTCACCCGGTGTAGTGGCGGGCAGCAGTATCGCCACAAGACTGTCGCCACGCAGCGAAGCGGCCAAGGTAAAGATCGTCTCCAAGTCGGAAATGGGTGGTGGTGTGCATGGaattttcaaaatcaaaaccgATGCGACAGCTTCTTCCCCACAAAGCCCCTCGCTGACGAAAGTGGTAACGTCAAGCGCGGGCGGCTCAGCACCACCCTCACGCCCCATTACCATCCCCAACACCTCGACGACTGACTCATCCGGTGTGACGACACGCATCATTCGCCGGAACATCGACGGTACGGAGCAGCTGATCAAACAGACTATCCGCAAAACGCCGAAGTTGGTGCCGTTTTCACCTGGCTCACAGCAGCGCCCCGTTGGTGCCGTGATAGGAGTCACCAAACCGGGTGCTGCGGGTTCATCAGCAACACCCGTACCCAAAATAACCACTTCGTCCGCTGTCGGTCAGCAACGTACGTCGTCTGGGCCCCGTATCATCTCCACCAGCCAGCAAAAGCCGACCGTCAGTCGGGTAGTTACCTCCGTTTCCGGCACACCCGGTACGGTCATGCGGACGTCAACGGTAACCCGTACAGCCGTGGGACCCGCCTCGTCCGAGCAGAAAATTAATGCCCTTCGCCGACAAGGGGTAAACGTCGTGAAACGCGTCATCACAACGAGCACAACGCCCGGTGGCAAAAAGCCGGTCAATGAGGAGGAGGAGAGTGAGGCGGATGGTTTCTCATCCAACATTTCGCTGCCTGCCCCACCAAGCCCACCGAGAGCGATGACACTTTGTCCGGTAACGGGTAAGGTGTTGGCCCAGGCGGAAGGTGAACCTACACCCGTACCAAGTCCCGAAGCGGAACCCGAAGAGAAGAAATCGGACGGCAAACAGGATGGTGAACAGAACAGCGCAGAAGGAGAACAAATGGTAGTGGCTAGCGGAGAGCAGACCGACACACAAGTACAACAACTACTGACAAACGAGGACGGTACCGCCATCATTGTGGCGGGCGAGGACGGCACACTGTACCAGGTAGCCGGTAAGAATGCGGAAGGCCAAACCATACTTATCACACACAATTCCGATGGAGAACAGAGCTGTGTGCTGGTCGCATCGCAGGAGGGCGAAGAGGATGCATCGGGCAGTACGGGCGGTGTCTTAACGCTCGATGCGGCCGTTTCGGAAGCCGTTGCCGTACCACAGGAG GGACAGGAGATGACAGAAGAGCAGGCAGCGCAGTATCAACAGTCCGTCGATACTAATCAGGAGTTGACGATCTCTACCGAAGATTCACAGGACACGCAAATAACGGCTGAAGTAGTACAAGCCGATCAACCGTCGCCCG GTGGTACCCGTCGAGTGGTCCTACTACTCCCCGATGGAAGCTTCATGATGACGGAGGTTAACGACGAGCAGTACCAATCGTTGAATCTGGTCAACTAA